From the Oligoflexia bacterium genome, one window contains:
- the icd gene encoding isocitrate dehydrogenase (NADP(+)) — MSTYEKIKIPTTGQKIKNLADGKIEVPNNPIICFIEGDGTGPDIWKASVKVVDAAIEKAYSGKKKIEWCEVYAGDKAKEIYNGNYFPAETLEAIKEFVVAIKGPLSTPVGGGMRSLNVAMRKDLDLYACVRPIKWYPGVPSPVVAPEKVHMTIFRENTEDVYAGIEWPAGSPEANRLIALIREMKKDIRDFSAVGIKPMSEFGSKRLMRKALKYAMEHKLPSVTLVHKGNIMKYTEGAFKDWCYQVAHDEFGAVTVTENEVTEKFQGRAPAGAIVIKDRIADNMFQQALLRPDEYSIIVTSNLNGDYLSDALAAQVGGLGIAPGGNIGDGYAVFEATHGTAPKYAGLDKVNPGSVILSAVMMLQYLGWSEAAVLIEKGLTRAIANKTVTYDLERLMPGAKLLKCSEFASEIIKQM; from the coding sequence ATGTCAACATATGAAAAAATCAAAATTCCAACCACAGGCCAAAAAATCAAAAATTTAGCAGATGGAAAGATTGAAGTCCCAAACAATCCCATTATTTGCTTCATTGAAGGTGATGGCACGGGCCCCGATATCTGGAAGGCATCCGTGAAAGTCGTCGATGCCGCTATCGAGAAAGCTTATAGCGGAAAAAAGAAAATCGAATGGTGTGAAGTTTATGCCGGCGATAAGGCCAAAGAAATTTATAACGGAAATTATTTTCCAGCTGAAACATTAGAAGCCATTAAAGAATTCGTTGTAGCAATCAAAGGCCCGCTCTCAACACCCGTTGGCGGTGGAATGCGCTCACTCAATGTTGCTATGAGAAAAGATCTTGATCTCTACGCTTGTGTAAGACCCATTAAATGGTACCCAGGTGTTCCATCACCAGTAGTTGCTCCTGAAAAAGTTCATATGACTATTTTTAGAGAAAACACTGAAGACGTTTACGCAGGCATTGAATGGCCCGCAGGTTCGCCAGAGGCAAATCGTTTAATTGCACTCATACGCGAAATGAAAAAAGATATTCGAGATTTCTCAGCTGTGGGAATCAAACCCATGAGTGAGTTTGGTTCTAAGCGGTTAATGCGTAAAGCCCTTAAGTACGCAATGGAACATAAACTCCCCAGCGTTACTTTGGTTCATAAAGGCAATATAATGAAATACACCGAAGGAGCTTTTAAAGACTGGTGTTATCAAGTGGCCCACGATGAATTCGGAGCCGTCACGGTAACTGAAAATGAAGTCACAGAAAAATTTCAAGGCCGAGCACCCGCAGGTGCAATTGTTATTAAAGACCGCATTGCAGATAATATGTTTCAACAAGCTTTGTTGAGACCCGATGAATACAGTATTATTGTAACGTCAAACCTAAACGGTGATTACTTAAGTGACGCACTGGCTGCACAAGTTGGTGGTTTAGGAATAGCTCCTGGCGGCAATATTGGAGATGGTTACGCAGTTTTTGAAGCAACTCACGGAACAGCACCAAAATATGCAGGGCTTGATAAAGTAAACCCAGGTTCAGTTATTTTAAGTGCTGTGATGATGCTTCAATACCTAGGTTGGAGTGAGGCTGCAGTTTTAATTGAAAAAGGTTTGACCCGAGCCATAGCTAATAAGACAGTTACGTATGATCTCGAACGTCTTATGCCCGGAGCAAAACTATTGAAGTGTTCTGAATTCGCATCTGAAATTATCAAACAAATGTAA
- a CDS encoding ABC transporter ATP-binding protein — translation MIKMQNVSVSFSQNDELLCNVNLAVRRGETFVVIGPSGEGKSVLIKTVAGLITPQTGQVLLDGNDLQKVSRTQRAQITQRMGMLFQKNALFDSFTVGDNLAFPLRETTKLNESEIQEKVKKFLEAVGLSSSIDLYPDEISGGMQKRVGIARALILNPEIILYDDPTAGLDPITSKLIIELIIKLNKEFGTTVIAITNDMNRAFQMADRIGILLDKTLFITGTVEETKHHKNPRVQKFIRGELDEPSGLGVVHGA, via the coding sequence ATGATTAAAATGCAAAATGTCAGTGTATCCTTTTCTCAAAATGATGAACTCTTGTGCAACGTAAATCTTGCGGTGCGCCGCGGTGAAACTTTTGTCGTCATTGGCCCGAGTGGTGAGGGAAAGTCAGTTTTAATTAAAACGGTCGCGGGGCTTATTACGCCTCAAACTGGTCAAGTTTTACTTGATGGAAATGATCTGCAAAAAGTTTCACGAACACAACGTGCACAAATCACTCAGCGTATGGGCATGCTTTTTCAAAAAAATGCACTCTTTGATTCATTCACAGTGGGTGACAATCTAGCGTTTCCTTTAAGAGAAACTACAAAGTTAAATGAATCAGAAATTCAAGAGAAGGTAAAAAAGTTTTTAGAGGCAGTTGGTTTAAGTTCATCAATTGATCTTTACCCTGATGAAATATCGGGCGGAATGCAAAAGCGAGTAGGCATTGCACGTGCGCTTATTTTAAACCCAGAAATTATTTTGTATGACGACCCAACAGCGGGCCTTGATCCGATAACGAGTAAACTTATTATTGAGCTTATAATTAAATTAAATAAAGAATTTGGAACCACAGTTATAGCCATAACAAATGATATGAACCGCGCTTTTCAAATGGCTGATCGAATAGGAATTTTACTCGATAAAACTTTATTTATCACAGGTACAGTTGAAGAAACAAAACATCATAAAAATCCGCGTGTGCAAAAATTTATTCGAGGCGAGCTTGATGAGCCCTCTGGTTTAGGTGTTGTTCATGGCGCTTGA
- a CDS encoding ATP-binding cassette domain-containing protein, which produces MALEIKKLLKQFGSRRVLDEIDLKVSQGEILFVLGKSGTGKSVLLKNIVGLLRPDGG; this is translated from the coding sequence ATGGCGCTTGAAATTAAAAAACTACTAAAACAATTTGGTTCAAGGCGAGTACTCGATGAAATTGATTTAAAGGTTTCACAAGGCGAAATACTTTTTGTATTGGGAAAATCAGGTACGGGTAAATCAGTTTTACTTAAAAACATTGTTGGTCTTTTAAGGCCTGATGGTGGTG